A window of the Canis lupus baileyi chromosome 1, mCanLup2.hap1, whole genome shotgun sequence genome harbors these coding sequences:
- the CENPW gene encoding centromere protein W — MAVSGVLSQRTHVRRKAPRAFLRRLFRRQKPRLRLETGGDLLVHLNCLLFVHRLAEESRMNAFENKDGVIKKEHVLAAAKVILKKSRG, encoded by the exons ATGGCGGTCTCGGGCGTGCTGTCCCAGAGGACGCACGTAAGGCGGAAGGCGCCCCGGGCCTTCCTCAGGCGCCTCTTCCGGCGACAGAAGCCGCGGCTACGTCTGGAGACGGGTGGCGACCTCCTG gtgcATCTGAATTGTTTACTGTTTGTTCATCGGTTAGCAGAAGAGTCCAGAATGAATGCTTTTGAGAATAAGGATGGAGTCATTAAAAAAGAGCATGTACTGGCTGCAGCAAAG